The following is a genomic window from Hymenobacter gelipurpurascens.
CAGCCAGGTGTCGGTCCAGGCGCGGAACAGGGGCTCCGTGCGCGGGCCGTGGTAGCGGGCCAGGCGCTGGGGCAAGTCGGTGGTAGCAAACTGGTGTTGCGCTTCCCGGATGCCCGCCAGCGTCACGTCTTCTACAAACACGTGCGCGCCTACCGTTACCACAGCAGCTACCAGCGCGGGCTCGTTGGCGGCCGTAAGCAAGGCCAGGGTGCCGCCATCAGAATGCCCAAACAGTACGCAGTGGCCTACGCCCGCGGCGCGCAGCACCGCCGGAACGGTCAGGGCTTCTTCCTCGAGGTAGCGCACGGTGCGGGGCGCGGGGCCAAACGCGGCCGATTCGCCGTAGCCACGCCGGTCGTACACTAGGGCATGACACCCCAGGGCCTCCGCCAGCCGGGCCGGGAAATTGCGCCAGAGCCGGATGCTGCCCAGAGAATCGTGCAGGAACACGAGCGTAGGCCTATCGTCAGCGGCTGGCGCAGGGTGGCGCAGGCGGCGTATCCGCAGGAAGT
Proteins encoded in this region:
- a CDS encoding alpha/beta fold hydrolase, producing MSVVPLLIESDEDLPFQDHFLRIRRLRHPAPAADDRPTLVFLHDSLGSIRLWRNFPARLAEALGCHALVYDRRGYGESAAFGPAPRTVRYLEEEALTVPAVLRAAGVGHCVLFGHSDGGTLALLTAANEPALVAAVVTVGAHVFVEDVTLAGIREAQHQFATTDLPQRLARYHGPRTEPLFRAWTDTWLHPTFRTWNVEHYLPRVQCPVLAVQGEADEYGTAAQVQAIVEQVSGPAQVALLLGLGHTPHRQNPEEVLRLATNFLREML